The following proteins are encoded in a genomic region of Xanthomonas cassavae CFBP 4642:
- a CDS encoding RelA/SpoT family protein: protein MSTVVTSSSFDRLQAVLQRPALASVAPVLREALARAWQDAPPALADSVAWSLLGDTLDALALLAADEATLIAALLFDLPTLRAAMAGLPWQPAERRVAVEGLLDGLDAADQVWALHAGREAGRNSEGLRRLLLSIIHDLRVVPILLARQLARMRVADRLSEEQRRALAQLTRDIHAPLANRLGIWQVKWELEDLAFRHLEPDTYRRIAREVDETRIARERYIEAVKRTLSSALADQGLRAEVSGRPKHIYSIWRKMQKKRLSFDQLYDVRAVRVMVDDVAACYAALGAVHSLWTPVPSEFDDYIARPKANDYRSLHTAVVGPEGRTIEIQIRTFEMHAQAELGVAAHWKYKEGGKGAEKAFDRKILWMRQLLEQVQEGDHGELAGALDAELIEDRVYALTPKGEVIDLPQGATPLDFAYHVHTMVGHRCRGARVNDRIVPLTYRLRSGDRVEIMTAKEADPRRDWLLAANGFLASGRSRDKVRAWFHKLDRARNVQAGKELLDRELKRLGLQHADLGVATRKFHADSVDDLYIQVALGDTGPNQISRALLEAERAASQPAVPAPPRPTARREGLGKSKFTVQGVGNLLVQLARCCQPVAGEPIAGYLTRGRGITVHRTDCVALARLAAAHPQRVLPVEWGKAGSGYEVDVQVRAVDRRWLLKDITNLIAQEDAHVLEINSDNVRDTGRAQLRLRLKVSDYDQLSALLGKLDALPGVSEVRRLG, encoded by the coding sequence GTGTCCACCGTTGTGACCAGTTCCTCATTTGATCGCCTGCAGGCAGTGCTGCAGCGCCCCGCGCTGGCATCGGTTGCCCCCGTGTTGCGCGAAGCGCTGGCGCGCGCCTGGCAGGACGCGCCGCCTGCGCTAGCCGACAGCGTGGCGTGGTCGCTGCTTGGCGACACGCTGGATGCGCTGGCACTGCTGGCTGCCGACGAGGCCACGTTGATCGCGGCATTGCTGTTCGACCTGCCGACACTACGCGCTGCGATGGCCGGCCTGCCCTGGCAGCCGGCCGAACGCCGGGTGGCAGTGGAAGGGCTGCTCGACGGACTGGACGCGGCCGATCAGGTGTGGGCGCTGCATGCCGGGCGCGAGGCCGGGCGCAACAGCGAAGGGCTGCGGCGGCTGCTGCTGTCCATCATCCACGACCTGCGCGTGGTGCCGATCCTGCTGGCACGGCAACTGGCGCGGATGCGCGTGGCCGACCGCCTCAGCGAAGAGCAGCGCCGTGCGCTGGCCCAGCTCACCCGCGACATCCATGCGCCGCTGGCCAACCGGCTGGGCATCTGGCAGGTGAAGTGGGAGCTGGAAGACCTGGCGTTCCGGCATCTGGAGCCGGACACCTACCGCCGCATCGCCCGCGAAGTGGACGAGACCCGCATCGCCCGCGAACGCTATATCGAGGCGGTCAAGCGCACCCTCTCGAGCGCGCTGGCCGATCAGGGCCTGCGCGCCGAGGTGAGCGGGCGGCCGAAGCACATCTACAGCATCTGGCGGAAGATGCAGAAAAAACGCCTGTCGTTCGACCAGTTGTACGACGTGCGCGCGGTGCGGGTGATGGTGGACGACGTGGCGGCCTGCTATGCAGCGCTGGGTGCGGTGCATTCGCTGTGGACGCCGGTGCCCAGCGAGTTCGACGATTACATCGCCCGGCCCAAGGCCAACGACTATCGCTCGCTGCACACCGCGGTGGTCGGCCCGGAAGGGCGCACCATCGAAATCCAGATCCGCACCTTTGAGATGCATGCCCAGGCCGAGCTCGGCGTGGCCGCGCACTGGAAGTACAAGGAAGGCGGCAAGGGCGCCGAAAAGGCCTTCGACCGCAAGATCCTGTGGATGCGCCAGCTGCTGGAGCAGGTGCAGGAGGGCGACCATGGCGAACTGGCCGGCGCGCTGGATGCCGAGCTGATCGAGGACCGCGTGTATGCGTTGACCCCCAAGGGCGAGGTCATCGATCTGCCGCAGGGTGCCACCCCGCTGGATTTTGCCTACCACGTGCACACCATGGTGGGGCACCGCTGCCGCGGCGCGCGGGTCAACGACCGCATCGTGCCGCTGACCTACCGGCTGCGCAGTGGCGACCGCGTGGAGATCATGACCGCCAAGGAAGCGGACCCGCGCCGCGACTGGCTGCTGGCCGCCAACGGCTTCTTGGCCAGCGGGCGTTCGCGCGACAAGGTGCGCGCCTGGTTCCACAAGCTCGACCGCGCACGCAATGTGCAGGCCGGCAAGGAGTTGCTGGACCGCGAACTCAAGCGGCTGGGCCTGCAGCACGCCGACCTGGGCGTGGCGACGCGCAAGTTTCACGCCGACAGCGTGGACGATCTCTACATCCAGGTGGCGCTGGGCGATACCGGGCCGAACCAGATCAGCCGTGCGCTGCTGGAGGCCGAGCGCGCCGCCTCGCAGCCGGCGGTGCCTGCGCCGCCGCGTCCGACCGCGCGCCGCGAGGGCCTGGGCAAGTCCAAGTTCACCGTACAGGGCGTGGGCAACCTGCTGGTGCAACTGGCGCGGTGCTGCCAGCCGGTGGCCGGCGAGCCGATTGCCGGCTACCTCACCCGCGGCCGCGGCATCACCGTGCACCGCACCGACTGCGTGGCCCTGGCGCGGCTGGCCGCCGCCCACCCGCAGCGCGTGTTGCCGGTGGAGTGGGGCAAGGCGGGCAGCGGCTACGAGGTGGATGTGCAGGTGCGTGCGGTGGACCGGCGCTGGCTGCTCAAGGACATCACCAACCTGATCGCGCAGGAAGACGCCCACGTGCTGGAGATCAACAGCGACAACGTGCGCGACACCGGCAGGGCGCAGCTGCGACTGCGGCTGAAGGTCAGCGACTACGACCAGTTGTCTGCGCTGCTGGGCAAGCTGGATGCCTTGCCCGGCGTCAGCGAAGTGCGGCGACTGGGCTGA
- the pqqA gene encoding pyrroloquinoline quinone precursor peptide PqqA — translation MKTWKKPVVREVNCGAEINCYVSGEF, via the coding sequence ATGAAGACCTGGAAGAAGCCTGTCGTTCGTGAAGTGAATTGTGGCGCCGAAATCAACTGCTACGTCTCCGGCGAGTTTTGA
- the pqqB gene encoding pyrroloquinoline quinone biosynthesis protein PqqB, whose protein sequence is MRIIVLGSAAGGGHPQWNCHTPASQRAWQQADGAQRRTQASIAVSADGQRWVLINASPDVRQQLLATPALWPQHGLRHSPIEAVLLTSGEIDHIAGLLSMRESQAFSLHASSRVLDLLAQNPIFDALNPHYVSRQPFTLDTPLSLLGLQLTPFSVPGKVPLFMESRSGGDLAGSNEETLGLTIDDGRHRVHYIPGCAAMTDALRERLRGAELVFFDGTLWRDDEMVQLGVSQKTGQRMGHLSIDGPEGTMAAFAPLDVARKIFIHINTTNPVLDLHSPEYASARANGWEIAHDGLEITL, encoded by the coding sequence ATGCGCATCATCGTCTTGGGATCGGCGGCCGGCGGTGGGCACCCGCAGTGGAATTGCCATACCCCCGCAAGCCAGCGGGCGTGGCAACAAGCAGACGGTGCCCAGCGTCGTACCCAGGCCAGCATCGCCGTCAGTGCGGATGGCCAGCGATGGGTCCTGATCAATGCCTCACCCGATGTTCGGCAACAGCTACTTGCGACGCCTGCGCTCTGGCCGCAGCATGGCCTGCGGCATTCGCCGATCGAGGCGGTGCTGCTGACCAGCGGCGAGATCGACCATATCGCCGGGCTGCTGTCGATGCGCGAGAGCCAGGCGTTCTCGTTGCATGCCAGCAGCCGCGTGCTGGACCTGCTTGCGCAGAACCCGATCTTCGACGCCCTCAATCCGCACTACGTGTCGCGGCAGCCATTCACGCTGGACACGCCGTTGTCACTACTGGGACTGCAACTGACGCCATTTTCGGTGCCGGGCAAGGTCCCGCTGTTCATGGAATCGCGCAGTGGCGGCGACCTGGCCGGCTCCAATGAAGAGACGTTGGGCCTGACCATCGACGATGGCCGCCACCGCGTGCACTACATTCCCGGCTGCGCGGCCATGACCGACGCACTGCGCGAGCGCCTGCGCGGCGCCGAGCTGGTGTTCTTCGACGGCACGCTGTGGCGCGACGACGAGATGGTGCAGCTGGGCGTCAGCCAGAAAACCGGCCAGCGCATGGGCCATCTCAGCATCGATGGCCCGGAAGGCACCATGGCCGCATTCGCCCCGCTCGATGTGGCGCGCAAGATCTTCATCCACATCAACACCACCAATCCCGTGCTCGATCTCCATTCGCCCGAATACGCCAGCGCGCGCGCCAACGGCTGGGAGATTGCACACGACGGCCTGGAGATCACCCTGTGA
- the pqqC gene encoding pyrroloquinoline-quinone synthase PqqC, with protein MTALLTPDQLEADLRTIGARLYHDRHPFHALLHDGKLDRGQVQAWALNRFEYQRCIPLKDAAILARMEDPALRRIWRQRILDHDGNSAADGGIARWLHLTDALGLDRHLVESGRALLPGTRFAVQAYLQFVREKSLLEAIASSLTELFAPNIIGRRVAGMLKHYDFVSPEALAYFEHRLTEAPRDSDFALDYVKQHANTAEKQALVKAALHFKCSVLWAQLDALHVAYVSPGIVWPDAFVPDRAGSRVAA; from the coding sequence GTGACCGCCCTGCTCACCCCGGACCAACTGGAAGCGGACCTGCGCACCATCGGCGCACGTCTGTATCACGACCGGCACCCGTTCCATGCGCTGCTGCACGATGGCAAGCTCGATCGCGGCCAGGTGCAGGCCTGGGCGCTCAACCGCTTCGAATATCAACGCTGCATTCCCTTGAAGGACGCGGCGATCCTGGCGCGCATGGAAGACCCCGCGCTGCGCCGCATCTGGCGCCAGCGCATCCTCGACCATGACGGCAACAGCGCCGCCGACGGCGGCATCGCGCGCTGGCTGCATCTGACCGACGCACTGGGCCTGGACCGCCACCTGGTGGAATCCGGACGTGCATTGCTGCCGGGCACGCGCTTCGCGGTGCAGGCGTATCTGCAGTTCGTGCGCGAAAAGAGCCTGCTCGAAGCGATTGCCTCGTCGCTCACCGAGTTGTTCGCCCCCAACATCATCGGCCGGCGCGTGGCCGGCATGCTGAAGCACTACGACTTCGTCTCGCCCGAGGCGCTGGCCTACTTCGAGCATCGCCTGACCGAGGCGCCGCGCGATTCGGATTTTGCGCTGGATTACGTCAAGCAACATGCCAACACCGCAGAGAAGCAGGCGCTGGTCAAGGCTGCGCTGCACTTCAAGTGCTCGGTGCTGTGGGCGCAACTGGACGCCTTGCACGTGGCCTATGTCTCACCGGGGATCGTCTGGCCGGACGCCTTCGTACCCGACCGCGCTGGCAGCCGGGTCGCCGCGTGA
- the pqqD gene encoding pyrroloquinoline quinone biosynthesis peptide chaperone PqqD: MSNIGRDSQPALRAGVRLQYDRARDQWVLLAPERVVELDEIAVVVAQRFDGMRSLAQIALELAAEFDADPAQIEADVIELTGTLHQKRLLRL; the protein is encoded by the coding sequence GTGAGCAACATCGGCCGCGACAGCCAGCCGGCCCTGCGCGCAGGCGTGCGCCTGCAATACGACCGTGCACGTGACCAATGGGTGCTGCTCGCACCCGAGCGCGTGGTCGAACTGGACGAGATCGCCGTCGTGGTGGCGCAACGTTTCGACGGGATGCGCTCGCTGGCGCAGATTGCGCTGGAGCTGGCGGCGGAATTCGATGCCGACCCTGCGCAGATCGAGGCGGATGTGATCGAACTCACCGGCACCCTGCATCAAAAGCGTTTGCTGCGACTATGA
- the pqqE gene encoding pyrroloquinoline quinone biosynthesis protein PqqE, protein MSNAVPPPPLSVLLELTHRCPLACPYCSNPIALAALREEMDTEGWRSLLQQAADMGVLQAHFSGGEPMLRKDLPELVAHARALGLYSNLITSGVAGGEPMLDQLQAAGLEHVQLSVQDVDPAGADRIAGYRNSLSKKREFAAAVRARGLPLTLNAVLHRHNAERVPQMIALALEWQAERIEVAHTQYYGWGLRNRAALMPSREQLMGTIDAVETARRELGDRLAIDFVTPDYYARQPKPCMGGWGQRFVNISPRGDVLPCHAAETIEGMRFDNLRDRTLAQIWNHGDAFARFRGTAWMPEVCQGCPKREIDWGGCRCQALALSGDAATLDPVCERSPAHAQMRATAEHEAAAPAPEFVYRRPARAERAPSTANVMPD, encoded by the coding sequence ATGAGCAATGCCGTGCCGCCACCGCCGCTGTCCGTGCTGCTGGAGCTGACCCACCGCTGCCCATTGGCGTGCCCGTACTGCTCCAACCCGATTGCGCTGGCGGCGCTGCGCGAAGAGATGGATACCGAGGGTTGGCGTTCGCTGCTGCAGCAGGCCGCCGACATGGGCGTGCTGCAAGCGCACTTTTCCGGTGGCGAGCCGATGCTGCGCAAAGATCTGCCCGAGCTGGTGGCGCACGCGCGCGCACTTGGCCTGTACAGCAACCTGATCACCTCCGGCGTGGCCGGCGGCGAGCCGATGCTGGACCAGTTGCAGGCCGCCGGGCTGGAGCACGTGCAGTTGAGCGTGCAGGACGTGGACCCGGCCGGTGCCGATCGCATTGCCGGGTATCGCAACAGCCTGTCCAAGAAGCGCGAATTCGCAGCCGCCGTGCGTGCGCGCGGCCTGCCACTGACGCTCAACGCGGTGCTGCACCGGCATAACGCCGAACGGGTGCCGCAGATGATTGCGCTGGCGCTGGAATGGCAGGCCGAACGCATCGAAGTGGCCCATACCCAGTACTACGGCTGGGGGCTGCGCAACCGTGCTGCACTGATGCCCAGCCGTGAACAATTGATGGGCACGATTGATGCGGTAGAAACGGCACGCCGCGAACTTGGCGACCGCCTGGCGATCGACTTCGTGACCCCCGACTATTACGCACGCCAGCCCAAGCCCTGCATGGGCGGCTGGGGACAGCGCTTCGTCAATATCTCTCCGCGCGGCGACGTGCTGCCCTGCCATGCTGCCGAAACCATCGAGGGCATGCGCTTCGACAATCTGCGCGATCGCACGCTGGCGCAGATCTGGAACCACGGCGACGCATTCGCGCGTTTCCGGGGCACCGCATGGATGCCCGAGGTGTGCCAGGGCTGCCCCAAACGCGAGATCGACTGGGGCGGCTGCCGCTGCCAGGCGCTGGCGCTCAGTGGCGATGCCGCCACGCTGGACCCGGTGTGCGAGCGCTCGCCGGCGCATGCGCAGATGCGCGCCACTGCCGAACACGAAGCTGCCGCGCCTGCACCGGAATTCGTCTACCGCCGCCCGGCGCGTGCCGAACGCGCGCCTTCCACCGCCAACGTCATGCCGGACTAG
- a CDS encoding PhoPQ-activated pathogenicity-related family protein, which yields MPLTTRCALALLLFTTGSALADTAAEQCTRPEVGFDQALVCYHDAVERQPLVYARVATSTLNGVERRDYLLTSQTWSPESLVTPAVWQHAVAIYVPADALPTRAVLLSTNGLRNAAAGSAAQPASELQPDALAALAQRSRTVVIALSDIPNQALTYRGDDTPRREDDSVAYTWSQFLQAPQQRKTLLLHVPMAAAIARTMSLAERELAPLRIHRFILTGASKRGWASWHATIADRRVEAVVPLVIDILNMPAVLNHMYRTYGGNWPIAFAPYARQGITAQLQTPEFAQLVQVQDPLSYLRTPYRKRLSVPKYIVNASGDDFFLPDNTRFFYDALPGSKALRMVPNSAHNGIRASVVDSLVPFVTRLQQRRALPQLSDALQAGTAPRIRLRSSERPTQLRLWSASNPQARDFRYACGIRYSATPLPLPRGRKVAVPVQVPAAGWSAYFVEATYADGFVATSQTYVLGQQHYPTQAPPPDNAACSTLPGVASRAAAG from the coding sequence ATGCCCCTGACGACACGTTGTGCCCTCGCACTGCTGCTGTTCACTACCGGATCGGCGCTGGCCGACACCGCTGCCGAGCAATGCACGCGACCGGAGGTCGGATTCGACCAGGCGCTGGTCTGCTATCACGACGCAGTGGAGCGACAGCCGCTGGTGTATGCCCGCGTTGCCACCAGCACGTTGAACGGGGTGGAGCGGCGCGACTATCTGTTGACCTCGCAGACCTGGTCGCCCGAATCGCTGGTCACCCCGGCCGTGTGGCAGCACGCTGTGGCGATCTACGTGCCTGCCGATGCGCTACCCACCCGCGCCGTGCTGCTGTCCACCAATGGCCTCCGCAATGCGGCTGCGGGCAGCGCGGCGCAACCGGCCAGCGAGCTGCAACCCGACGCGCTGGCTGCCCTGGCGCAGCGCAGCCGCACCGTGGTGATCGCGCTGAGCGACATTCCCAATCAGGCGCTGACCTATCGAGGAGACGACACGCCACGCCGCGAGGATGACAGTGTTGCCTATACCTGGTCGCAGTTCCTGCAAGCGCCGCAGCAGCGCAAGACCCTGCTGCTGCATGTACCGATGGCGGCGGCGATCGCACGCACCATGTCGCTGGCCGAGCGCGAGCTGGCGCCGCTGCGGATCCATCGTTTCATTCTCACCGGTGCCTCCAAGCGCGGCTGGGCGAGCTGGCATGCCACCATCGCCGACCGACGCGTGGAGGCGGTGGTGCCGTTGGTGATCGACATCCTCAACATGCCGGCCGTGCTGAACCATATGTACCGGACCTATGGCGGCAATTGGCCGATCGCATTCGCCCCCTACGCCAGGCAGGGAATCACCGCGCAGCTGCAGACGCCGGAGTTCGCGCAGCTGGTGCAGGTGCAGGATCCGCTCAGCTACCTGCGCACGCCGTACCGCAAGCGCCTGTCGGTGCCCAAGTACATCGTCAACGCCAGTGGCGACGATTTCTTCCTGCCAGATAACACGCGGTTCTTTTACGACGCATTGCCTGGCAGCAAGGCCCTGCGCATGGTGCCCAACAGCGCGCATAACGGCATCCGCGCATCGGTGGTCGACAGCCTGGTGCCCTTTGTCACGCGCTTGCAGCAGCGGCGCGCGCTCCCGCAGCTCAGCGATGCACTGCAGGCAGGAACGGCGCCAAGGATCCGCCTGCGCTCCTCCGAGCGCCCTACCCAACTGCGGCTCTGGAGTGCCAGCAATCCCCAGGCGCGCGATTTCCGCTATGCCTGCGGCATCCGTTACAGCGCGACCCCGCTGCCGCTACCACGCGGCCGAAAGGTGGCGGTGCCGGTACAGGTTCCGGCAGCTGGCTGGAGCGCGTACTTCGTCGAAGCCACCTACGCCGATGGCTTCGTCGCCACCAGCCAGACCTATGTGCTTGGTCAGCAGCATTACCCGACCCAGGCACCGCCCCCCGACAACGCCGCCTGCAGCACGCTACCGGGCGTTGCCAGCCGTGCCGCAGCAGGCTGA
- a CDS encoding glucokinase family protein has translation MAATSHSAQASGLPAIPAATGFIAADVGGTHVRLGHALQTDGGAVELAHYRTYRCADYPSLDAILADFLQQVSGVDAVVIASAGIALDEDTFISNNLPWSISPKRLRNVLDLRRVQVVNDFEAVAYAAPLMKPRAVLQLSGPTPRHARAAGPILVVGPGTGLGAAVWIDARPRPIVLATEAGQVALASTHAHEAQLLHILLRDRHYLPLEHVLSGPGLLRLYTAACQLHGTAPRLVLPAAITHAALHEDDALARETLQVFCALLGHAVGDMALAYGAAGGIYLAGGILPTIGSFLAASAFRARFLDKGGMREVLERIPVKLVEHGQLGVFGAANWYLQHHADVS, from the coding sequence GTGGCTGCGACCTCGCACTCTGCTCAGGCGTCTGGCTTGCCCGCCATTCCCGCCGCAACCGGCTTCATCGCCGCCGATGTCGGTGGCACGCATGTGCGTCTTGGTCATGCGCTGCAGACAGACGGCGGCGCGGTCGAGCTGGCGCATTACCGCACCTATCGCTGTGCCGACTACCCCAGCCTGGACGCCATCCTGGCCGACTTCCTGCAACAGGTGAGCGGCGTGGATGCGGTGGTCATCGCCAGTGCCGGGATTGCACTGGACGAAGACACCTTCATCAGCAACAACCTGCCGTGGAGCATTTCGCCCAAGCGCCTGCGCAACGTGCTCGACCTGCGTCGCGTGCAAGTGGTCAACGATTTCGAAGCGGTCGCCTATGCCGCACCGCTCATGAAGCCGCGTGCGGTGCTGCAGCTGAGCGGGCCCACACCGCGGCATGCACGCGCCGCCGGTCCCATCCTGGTGGTCGGGCCGGGCACCGGGCTCGGGGCAGCGGTGTGGATCGATGCCAGGCCGCGCCCGATCGTGCTGGCCACCGAAGCCGGCCAGGTCGCGCTGGCCAGCACGCACGCGCACGAAGCGCAGCTGCTGCACATCCTGCTGCGCGATCGGCACTACCTGCCACTCGAACATGTCCTGTCCGGCCCCGGCCTGCTGCGGCTCTACACCGCCGCCTGCCAATTGCATGGCACCGCACCGCGGCTCGTATTGCCCGCGGCGATCACCCACGCCGCCCTGCATGAAGACGATGCGCTGGCACGCGAAACGCTGCAGGTGTTCTGCGCCCTGCTCGGCCATGCCGTGGGCGACATGGCCCTGGCTTACGGCGCGGCCGGCGGCATCTATCTGGCGGGCGGCATCCTGCCGACCATCGGCAGCTTCCTGGCAGCCAGCGCGTTTCGTGCGCGCTTCCTCGACAAGGGCGGCATGCGCGAGGTGCTCGAACGCATCCCGGTCAAATTGGTCGAGCACGGGCAATTGGGCGTGTTCGGCGCAGCCAATTGGTATCTGCAGCACCACGCTGACGTGTCGTAA
- a CDS encoding TonB-dependent receptor, with translation MKYSTTLLSSAIALSLAFTVQAQDAAGQQATDLDAVQVVGIRASLERSLDTKRNNAGISEAITAEDIGKFPSTNVAEALSQIPGVTLDRRFGQGERVSIDGTDPSLSLSFLDGHPVAQAIWLYGEQPNRGFDYTLLAPQILGRAEILKSSEARLTEGSLGGTVLMHTRQPLDLEVHEAAASIGYSYSDQASQGKPNAALLYSWKNRAQTFGIAVSAQHYEERVDRRGMEVFGYAPASSFANATGTVPPDADVPNSINAAWFQQDRERDSAVVNLQLKPSEALEFNLSGLYINERFDNYNQSMYSFLTWNPGTVAAVDRLGDVRNGVVTSGHSSANADPLGGTVIYDNNVRESEVATKGLDLRGAFRGEGWGLNGQIGQSKSENTDLSQYFIEPFYNGGFSWDTRRGIRFDDAAGARDPANWGSAGGWFGNNGIFSTESKDTYGQLDLNLQFDSVFNQLLLGVRHGKHDERFELNVYGGVTPGTLADVGTIGLTDLDGFYPDHGRHVQAGRNNVLNWIGNSPVDYAAPDPASYLNNTWALQQTNNAAYAQLNFSGGGLRGNLGVRYVDSKTEGSGFVYSGTPSLANADSLWQTRTRKEDFLLPSLTLSYDTNADWVFRFAAAKVIAWAPYNQMVNNTFLNDTTLTGSGGNAELSPYESWNFNLSAEYYFAQQSVVAWSVFYKKIENYIDTSASVERQYNALRDTAPQSWAQLVGSNGCTADGYCDYSIQRPRNAGQGKVKGFNLSFQQPFGDSGFGLTGNYTYANGENNTGDALPYQSRNSVAFSPYFEKGPLNARLTYNWRDSYLAGGYVAGAAPASVDDYAELGASIGFAFSPNWSLQLDAQNLLDEEYLQYLGDKDHLAGRYKSGRRYMATLHLKF, from the coding sequence ATGAAATACAGCACCACCCTGCTGTCCAGCGCGATTGCGTTGTCGTTGGCATTCACCGTGCAAGCCCAGGACGCTGCAGGCCAGCAAGCCACCGACCTGGATGCTGTCCAGGTGGTCGGCATCCGTGCCAGCCTGGAAAGATCGCTCGACACCAAACGCAACAACGCAGGCATCTCCGAGGCGATCACCGCCGAGGACATCGGCAAATTCCCCAGCACCAACGTGGCCGAAGCGTTGTCGCAGATTCCCGGCGTCACGCTGGACAGGCGCTTCGGCCAGGGCGAGCGGGTCAGCATCGACGGCACCGACCCCAGCCTGAGCCTGTCGTTCCTGGACGGCCACCCAGTGGCGCAGGCGATCTGGCTGTACGGCGAACAACCCAACCGCGGCTTCGACTACACCTTGCTGGCGCCGCAGATCCTGGGCCGTGCGGAAATCCTCAAATCCTCCGAGGCGCGGCTGACCGAAGGCAGCCTGGGCGGCACCGTACTGATGCATACCCGTCAGCCGCTGGATCTGGAGGTCCACGAGGCGGCCGCCTCGATCGGCTACAGCTACAGCGACCAGGCCAGCCAGGGCAAGCCCAACGCGGCATTGCTCTACAGCTGGAAGAACCGCGCGCAGACCTTCGGTATCGCGGTGTCGGCGCAGCATTACGAAGAGCGCGTGGACCGCCGCGGCATGGAAGTGTTCGGCTACGCACCGGCCAGCAGTTTCGCCAATGCCACAGGCACGGTGCCGCCCGATGCCGATGTGCCCAACTCGATCAATGCCGCCTGGTTCCAGCAGGACCGCGAGCGCGACAGCGCCGTGGTCAACCTGCAGCTCAAGCCCAGCGAGGCGCTGGAGTTCAATCTGAGCGGCCTGTACATCAACGAGAGGTTCGACAACTACAACCAGTCGATGTACAGCTTTCTGACCTGGAATCCCGGCACCGTTGCCGCGGTGGATCGCTTGGGCGATGTGCGCAATGGCGTGGTGACCAGCGGCCATTCCAGCGCCAATGCCGACCCGCTCGGCGGCACGGTGATCTACGACAACAACGTGCGCGAGTCGGAAGTCGCCACCAAGGGCCTGGACCTGCGCGGCGCATTTCGCGGCGAGGGCTGGGGCCTGAATGGACAGATCGGCCAAAGCAAGTCCGAGAACACCGACCTGTCGCAATACTTCATCGAGCCGTTCTACAACGGCGGTTTCAGCTGGGACACGCGCCGCGGTATCCGCTTCGACGACGCGGCCGGGGCACGCGACCCGGCCAACTGGGGCTCGGCCGGCGGCTGGTTCGGCAACAACGGCATCTTCTCCACCGAAAGCAAGGACACCTACGGCCAGCTGGATCTCAACCTGCAGTTCGACAGCGTATTCAATCAACTGCTGCTGGGCGTGCGCCACGGCAAACACGACGAGCGCTTCGAACTCAATGTCTATGGCGGCGTCACACCCGGCACGCTGGCCGACGTGGGCACCATCGGCCTGACCGATCTGGACGGTTTCTATCCCGACCATGGCCGGCATGTGCAGGCGGGCCGCAACAATGTACTGAACTGGATCGGCAACAGTCCGGTGGATTACGCCGCACCCGATCCGGCCAGCTATCTCAACAACACCTGGGCGCTGCAGCAGACCAACAATGCCGCCTACGCGCAGTTGAATTTTTCCGGCGGCGGTCTACGCGGCAATCTTGGCGTGCGCTATGTCGATTCCAAGACCGAGGGCAGCGGCTTCGTCTACAGCGGCACGCCCTCGCTGGCCAACGCCGACAGCCTGTGGCAGACCCGCACCCGCAAGGAGGATTTCCTACTGCCCTCGCTGACCCTGTCGTATGACACCAACGCCGATTGGGTGTTCCGCTTCGCCGCGGCCAAGGTGATCGCCTGGGCGCCGTACAACCAGATGGTCAACAACACCTTCCTCAACGACACCACGCTGACCGGCAGTGGCGGTAACGCGGAGTTGTCGCCATACGAGTCGTGGAATTTCAACCTCTCGGCCGAGTACTACTTCGCCCAGCAATCGGTGGTGGCCTGGTCGGTGTTCTACAAGAAGATCGAGAACTACATCGACACCAGTGCCAGCGTGGAGCGCCAGTACAACGCACTGCGCGATACCGCGCCGCAGAGCTGGGCGCAGTTGGTGGGCAGCAATGGCTGCACCGCAGACGGCTATTGCGACTACAGCATCCAGCGGCCGCGCAACGCCGGCCAGGGCAAGGTCAAGGGCTTCAATCTCTCGTTCCAGCAACCCTTCGGCGACAGCGGTTTCGGCCTGACCGGCAACTACACCTACGCCAACGGCGAGAACAACACCGGCGATGCCCTGCCCTACCAGTCGCGCAACAGCGTGGCGTTCAGCCCGTACTTCGAGAAAGGCCCGCTCAACGCACGGCTGACCTACAACTGGCGCGACAGCTATCTGGCCGGCGGTTACGTGGCCGGCGCTGCCCCGGCCAGCGTGGACGACTATGCCGAGCTCGGTGCCAGTATCGGGTTTGCGTTCAGCCCGAACTGGTCGCTGCAGCTGGATGCACAGAACCTGCTGGACGAAGAGTACCTGCAGTATCTTGGCGACAAGGACCACCTGGCCGGCCGCTACAAGAGCGGGCGACGCTACATGGCCACCTTGCATCTGAAGTTCTGA